One genomic region from Mastacembelus armatus chromosome 21, fMasArm1.2, whole genome shotgun sequence encodes:
- the LOC113123644 gene encoding gamma-crystallin M2-like, producing the protein MDHLGKIVFYEDRNFQGRYYECNSDCPELKTHFSRCNSVRVESGAWVLYERPNYLGYQYILTRGEYPDYQRWMGYNDSIRSCRIIRNISDVFRVRVYELPDFSGQMLEFTEDVSSLAERWPIREVHSARVQDGAWVFYELPNYRGRQYLLERGQYRRFNEWAAMNPNVGSIRCIHDS; encoded by the exons ATGGACCATCTGGGAAAG ATTGTGTTTTATGAAGACAGGAACTTCCAAGGTCGCTATTATGAGTGCAACAGTGATTGTCCTGAGCTCAAAACCCACTTCAGCCGCTGCAACTCAGTCCGAGTGGAGAGCGGGGCCTGGGTCCTGTACGAGAGGCCCAATTACCTGGGCTACCAGTACATCCTGACCAGGGGGGAGTATCCTGATTACCAGCGCTGGATGGGCTACAATGACAGCATAAGGTCATGCAGGATCATACGAAAT ATCTCTGATGTGTTCAGGGTCCGTGTCTACGAGCTTCCTGACTTCAGCGGTCAGATGTTGGAGTTCACTGAAGATGTGAGCAGCCTCGCCGAGCGCTGGCCCATCAGGGAGGTTCACTCGGCCCGTGTGCAGGATGGTGCCTGGGTCTTCTACGAACTTCCCAACTATCGTGGACGTCAGTACCTGCTGGAGAGAGGACAGTACCGCCGCTTCAACGAGTGGGCAGCCATGAACCCCAACGTGGGGTCCATACGCTGCATCCATGACTCATAG
- the LOC113123643 gene encoding gamma-crystallin S-1-like, whose protein sequence is MEKIVFFEDLDFQGKSYSCKGDSADLHGYIRRCNSAKVEGGWWVLYERSNFTGYQYVIGPGEYNDYHRWMGFNDCVRSCRIIKNAKGPHKLKLFDRPNFHGQSLDLTENMKSVQDKWLRQEVQSCKVLQGSWVFFEHPNFCGRQYLLEKGEYRHHSEWGALKATVGSIRQIMELGSSTS, encoded by the exons ATGGAGAAG ATTGTGTTTTTTGAGGACCTGGACTTCCAGGGAAAGTCCTACAGCTGCAAAGGGGACTCAGCTGACCTGCATGGCTACATCCGCCGATGCAACTCAGCCAAGGTAGAAGGTGGCTGGTGGGTTCTGTACGAGCGCAGCAACTTCACAGGCTACCAGTATGTCATTGGTCCGGGTGAGTACAATGACTATCACCGCTGGATGGGCTTCAATGACTGTGTCAGATCCTGCAGGATCATCAAAAAT GCTAAAGGGCCACACAAGCTGAAGCTGTTTGACAGGCCGAACTTCCACGGACAATCTCTGGACTTGACTGAAAACATGAAGTCTGTCCAGGATAAGTGGCTCAGACAGGAAGTGCAGTCCTGCAAGGTTCTGCAGGGTTCCTGGGTGTTCTTTGAGCATCCCAACTTCTGCGGTCGCCAGTACCTGCTGGAGAAAGGAGAGTATCGACACCACTCAGAGTGGGGAGCTCTGAAAGCAACTGTGGGCTCCATCAGACAAATCATGGAGCTGGGAAGTTCAACCAGTTAA
- the LOC113123645 gene encoding gamma-crystallin M3-like — protein MGKIVFYEDKNFQGRSYECMSDCTDMSSYLSRCSSCRVESGCFMVYDRPNYMGNQYFLRRGEYSDCMSFGMSDSIRSCRLIPQHRGQFRMRIYERENFGGQMYELMDDCDNIMDRYRMSDLMSCNVMDGHWLMYEQPHYRGRMMYLRPGEYRSFRDMGYSGMRLSSVRRIMDSC, from the exons ATGGGGAAG atCGTCTTCTACGAGGACAAGAACTTCCAGGGTCGCTCCTATGAGTGCATGAGCGACTGCACCGACATGTCCTCCTACCTGAGCAGGTGTAGCTCCTGCAGGGTGGAGAGCGGCTGCTTCATGGTCTATGACCGCCCCAACTACATGGGAAACCAGTATTTTCTTAGGAGAGGGGAGTACTCCGACTGCATGTCTTTTGGCATGAGTGACTCTATCAGGTCCTGCCGTTTAATTCCTCAG CACAGAGGCCAGTTCAGGATGAGGATCTACGAGAGGGAGAACTTCGGGGGTCAGATGTATGAGCTGATGGACGACTGCGACAACATCATGGACCGCTACCGTATGTCCGACCTCATGTCCTGTAACGTGATGGACGGCCACTGGCTGATGTACGAGCAGCCTCACTACAGAGGCAGGATGATGTACCTGAGGCCTGGAGAGTACAGGAGCTTCAGGGACATGGGATACAGTGGCATGAGGCTCAGCTCTGTCAGGCGAATAATGGATTCCTGTTGA